DNA sequence from the Maribacter dokdonensis DSW-8 genome:
CAATAATTGGGGGCGGGTTATCAATGTGGCTTCAGTTTCTGTAAAGGAACCTTTGGCATACCTGGCATTGTCCAACTCCATAAGAGCAGCGGTTGTCACTTGGGCAAAAACCTTGGCTACAGATGTTGGCAAACATCATATTACGGTAAATAGTGTATTAACAGGATACTTCAATACCAAACGGATTGCACAGTTAAACGCTAAAAAAGCGGAGCAACTTGGTATTGATCAAATTGAAGTTCTTAAAGAAATGGAATCAAGGGTAGCCGTAAAACGAATTGGAGAACCAGAAGAATATGGTTATCTGGTAGCATTTTTAGCATCTAATGAGGCGGCATATATTACCGGTACCAATATCCCTATAGATGGCGGACTTTTAAAATCCCTGTAAATATTATATAGGTAGCATTTAGAAGATTTTTATCTAAACATCATACTTGTTAGCATAGCTATTTTCTTTAAAACACCTCACCCATATTGTAGCACATTAAAAAACCTTATCTTCCTACTAGGTAATACGTATTGTGACCTCTAAATACATACATTAAATTAAGCAAATAGATGAAGAAAATAGTACTTACAATGTTCGCCCTTACTCTCATATTTTCTTGCAAAACAAATCAAGAAAATAAAGAACGACAGCAACCGGATGGCGAAAGACCAACTTCTTCTCAGTTAATTTCAGAAATGGATGCCGATAAAGATGGAAAATTATCTATGGATGAAGTTAAAGGACCAATTGCCAATGACTTTGAAAACATAGACAGTGATAACGATAATTTCATCTCGCTTGAAGAACTTGACAAAGCAGAAAAAACCCGAGAGAACAGACCTCCTAGGCAAGAAGAAAGCATTGCTGATTTATCAAATGAAATTGAAACTTCCGCAAAGGTAGTACCTGTTAACACAAATTATTTTATAACCGAAAATATTATTGGCGAAATTCAAGAGAAAACAGTAGAACTTAATGGTATTGAAACCTTATGCTATATCATTAAAACCCACTCTCAGGCAACGGAGCATCAAATGGGTCCTTGGTGCCCAAGGCATATAAGCGATGGAATGGAGAAAGCTGGAATTTGGTTCAAAGATGATAAAGTTTACGATGTATCAGGACACTTTATTGCCAATCTAGACGAATTTTATAGTGATGACAAATGGTTGCTTTACAGAGAAGACGGCACCATAAAAGTTACTGAAACTGAAGAAGCTTGCTTAGCCGCCGCCAAACCAGAAGTAGATGAAGATTACCACAACTATTGTGTGGAGTGCTTACCGGAGTACTTTAAAGACCAAGTGACAACTTTTGTTATACCCGTAACACCAACTTATTTAAAATCGGTTCAGAATTTTGGTCGAGGAGGAATAGGAATAGCTTTTAACGGCGTAAACTATGATCCACCTGCACCTACTCACGCTATATTGGCAGCACATACCATTGCACCTTTAGATGATCATGGCGGGCATGTAAATCCGCATGGCGGTTACCACTATCATGCCGTCACGGGATCAACTAAGGAAGTTGAACAAACAGATATTCACGCACCCCTGTTGGGTTATGCAATTGACGGTTTCGGTATTTATGCGCTAGAGGATGAAAAAGGAAATAAGCCCAACGATTTGGATGAATGCGGCGGACATTTTGATGATATTAGAGGATATCATTATCATGCAGGTGAACCAGGTGGAAATCAAATTATAAAATGCCTACACGGATTACCAGGATATACAGAAATAAAAGAATAATAGTTTAGATTAGATTTCAGTTGTAGCATTTAATTTTTAGCGCAAAGAAATTTAATTACTTCAGTACTCGTGGTTTTACATATCCTCTTTGAATAAACTTTAAGAATTGAAGAAAGTACACGTAAAAAAAGGAACAGTTCTACAGCGTAAAGGGGATTTAAGCTCTAAAGTATATCTAGTTGAGAGCGGTTTACTACGCAGCTACACTATTGATGGTAAAGGAAAAGAGCATATTTACATGTTTGGACCAGAGAATTGGATAGTAGCGGACAATTGTCAACTAAATGAACCTTGCCAACTATTTATAGATGCCATTGAAAACTCAATAATCAACATAACCACCAAAGAAGAGTTGCTAAAATCAAGTCCCGATTTAAAAGCTTTGGCTAAACGATTAAGGGTAATGCAAAATAGAATTATCATGTTAATGAGTTCCAATGCAAAAGAAAGATATGAGCATTTTATTACAACCTATCCAAATGTTACACAAAGAGTTCCTTTAAAAATGATTGCCTCATACTTAGGTATTACACCTGAAGCTTTAAGTCGTGTTAGGCATCAACTTTCCCAAAAAAACGGCTAATATAATTTCTTGATGTACATCAATGCATAGGCTATTAAAACCTATGACATTTGCTGAAAACCAATACAGAAATTAAAATGACCCAACAAAAGAACAACAAGGCATTGAATATAGGATTATGGATTGCCCAAGGATTATTAGCTGTTATGTTTATAATGGCAGGTGTTATGAAAGCCACCCAGCCAATAGAAGAATTAGCTGTATCATTACCATGGGTTGCCTCATCACCCGTAAGTCTAATTCGTTTTATTGGTATAAGTGAACTCCTAGGTGGATTAGGGTTATTGATTCCCGGTATTTTTCGTTTTAAACCATTTCTAACTATTTGGGCAGCTTTAGGTTTGGCTATAATTATGGTTTTAGCTGCTATATTTCACGCATCTAAAGGTGAATATTCTGCTATAATCACAAACATCTTAATCATGGGCATTGCCTTATTCATAGCTTGGGGCAGAAGTAAAAAAGCTCCCATACTGTCAAAATAAATACATGTACCATATTTGCTTAGATCACAGAAGCAGATTTAAATGAATGGTCATATTGCTATTATAAAGAACTACAAAATACAGGTTATTACTTTTAGATAATAACCTGTATTTCCCTTTTTGTATACTTTCATTTCATCATAAAAAAGAACTACCTAAATTCCCATCTAAAATTCACTACTTTTAAAATAGGCTATACTATTAAACCTATTATATGAATGAAATCAGAGATTTTATTGATAAGATTTCTAAAATGAACAATACTGACTGGGCTTTTTTTTCTTCTAAACTAAAAAAAGTCAAGTACAGCAAAAACACAAAGATTTTAGAATTAGGAAAAATAGAAAGGCATTTATATTTTATTACTAAAGGAATTATTCGCCTCTATATACCTAAAGAAGATGCTGACATCACCTTTGGTTTTTTGTTTGAAAATGAGTTCGTTACAGGTTATGATTCACTTTTAACAGAAACGCCATCAGCATATGAAATAGAAACTTTGACGGAAACGGAAATGTGGCAAATTAATAACATGGATTTACAAGAAGTCTATGCTCATACATCAGTTGGCAACATTATAGGTAGAAAAATGGCAGAAAACATGTATTTGATAAAGTCTAAAAGAGAACTTTCCCTTTTAAGCAAAACAGCAGAAGAGCGTTATTTGGATTTATTTAATGAAAGACCAAATCTGCTGCAACACATACCTTTAAAATATATAGCTTCCTATATTGGTGTTAGTCCGCAAGCACTGAGCAGAATAAGAAAACGTATTACTTAACCTAGGTTCATTAATTCCAAATACGCTTTCATGACCTTTGTGTTTTAATAAATATAAAGAATCATGAAACCACTACTTGTCCTTCTAATAGGTTTTGCCATTTCATTAGTTGCGATTAAAATCATTACAAAAACTTATGACTATAAACTAGCAGCTAGAATTGCTATGAGCTTAATGCTCCTTTTTACGGCAATTGGTCATTTTGTATTTACAAAAGGGATGAGCATGATGATACCGGAAATTATCCACTACAAAGAATTGATCGTGTATGCCACGGGTTTTGTTGAGATTTCACTTGCCATAGGAATTTTAATACCCAAGTATTCCTCATTAGGTGCGTGGGTATTGATTATATTTTTCATTGTATTATTACCTGCCAATATTTATGCAGCTATGCACAATATTAACTATCAAAATGGAACTTTTGATGGTCACGGTCTTTCATATTTATGGTTTAGAATTCCGCTACAAATTCTGTTTATTTTCTGGACATATTGTAGTACAATTAAATTTTAAATAATGGTGTTGTATTAATGCAGTTCTAGCTAAAATCCCTTTTATAAAACTTCAAATACCATAAACAAAATCAACGATAGCGAAAGCTGTAACATATTTACTAATTTAGAATGACCATTTTATTTCAACCAACATTTCAAAGAAACTAAATGATTACGCACAACTTATACCACCACCCTATTCTTTCCCTATTTATCATGATCTTTATGGGCATGTTTGGTAATCAAACTTTAAAGAACCAAGACCTAGTAATATCGTTTATTGAGGCTAGAAATAATTATGATGTTGAAAAGGTGAACACTTTGATCCAAGATCATTATTATGAACTTTTTATGGATGGAAGTAAAGAAATAGAAAGTAAAGAACAATTGATGGACATAATTTTATGGGGCAAAGAACTTGATTCGCATATATCATTATTGGACATTAGCGTTAACAAGGACACAATTATCACCATTGAAGAGAACACCAATTTTCTTGACGTGGCACTACAGAGGAAACCTAGAAAATTCAAAATTACCTATAGCTTTTTAAATGGTAAAATAAAGAATCAAAGTATTGATACTTTGAGCGGGCATCAAAGTATCATAAAATTTAACGCTGTCAAATACCAAGAATTTATAGCTTATTGCCAACAGCATAATCTAACGTACCATGGGAAATTTTTAAACAAAGAATTTGGGGTTCAATTAAGAAAAGTACTTGAACAGTATAAAAGCGTAAATCAAAATAAACCATGAATTAGTTACAGAAGGATCAAATACAGGAAAGCAGCGAGTAAACAGCCAAGTAACGGACCTACTATTGGCACCCAAGCATAGCCCCAATCACTACTACCTTTAATGGGTAACAATGAATGAACAATACGTGGTCCAAGATCTCTAGCAGGGTTTATGGCATAACCTGTAGTACCACCTAGGGACAAACCTATAACCCAAACCAAAAAAGCAACGGGCAGCGCTCCTATAGAGCCCAATCCGATAATTGCGCGTGAGTCTACATCACCAATAATATCTAATTCAGGACCCGCAAAATAGAATATTACAAATACCAGAACAAAAGTTCCGATCGCCTCACTTATTAAATTGGAAAAAGTATTTTTAATAGCTGGTCCCGTACTAAAACAAGCCAACTTACCACCTTCATCATCTGTAATTTTAAAATGAT
Encoded proteins:
- a CDS encoding DoxX family protein, which encodes MLKTNTEIKMTQQKNNKALNIGLWIAQGLLAVMFIMAGVMKATQPIEELAVSLPWVASSPVSLIRFIGISELLGGLGLLIPGIFRFKPFLTIWAALGLAIIMVLAAIFHASKGEYSAIITNILIMGIALFIAWGRSKKAPILSK
- a CDS encoding YHYH protein; this translates as MKKIVLTMFALTLIFSCKTNQENKERQQPDGERPTSSQLISEMDADKDGKLSMDEVKGPIANDFENIDSDNDNFISLEELDKAEKTRENRPPRQEESIADLSNEIETSAKVVPVNTNYFITENIIGEIQEKTVELNGIETLCYIIKTHSQATEHQMGPWCPRHISDGMEKAGIWFKDDKVYDVSGHFIANLDEFYSDDKWLLYREDGTIKVTETEEACLAAAKPEVDEDYHNYCVECLPEYFKDQVTTFVIPVTPTYLKSVQNFGRGGIGIAFNGVNYDPPAPTHAILAAHTIAPLDDHGGHVNPHGGYHYHAVTGSTKEVEQTDIHAPLLGYAIDGFGIYALEDEKGNKPNDLDECGGHFDDIRGYHYHAGEPGGNQIIKCLHGLPGYTEIKE
- a CDS encoding Crp/Fnr family transcriptional regulator, which encodes MKKVHVKKGTVLQRKGDLSSKVYLVESGLLRSYTIDGKGKEHIYMFGPENWIVADNCQLNEPCQLFIDAIENSIINITTKEELLKSSPDLKALAKRLRVMQNRIIMLMSSNAKERYEHFITTYPNVTQRVPLKMIASYLGITPEALSRVRHQLSQKNG
- a CDS encoding Crp/Fnr family transcriptional regulator, whose product is MNEIRDFIDKISKMNNTDWAFFSSKLKKVKYSKNTKILELGKIERHLYFITKGIIRLYIPKEDADITFGFLFENEFVTGYDSLLTETPSAYEIETLTETEMWQINNMDLQEVYAHTSVGNIIGRKMAENMYLIKSKRELSLLSKTAEERYLDLFNERPNLLQHIPLKYIASYIGVSPQALSRIRKRIT
- a CDS encoding DoxX family protein; the encoded protein is MKPLLVLLIGFAISLVAIKIITKTYDYKLAARIAMSLMLLFTAIGHFVFTKGMSMMIPEIIHYKELIVYATGFVEISLAIGILIPKYSSLGAWVLIIFFIVLLPANIYAAMHNINYQNGTFDGHGLSYLWFRIPLQILFIFWTYCSTIKF
- a CDS encoding MIP/aquaporin family protein, whose translation is MSILIAEIIGNMLLILLGNGVVANVVLNGTKGNGSGWIVITTGWALAVFVGVVVAGPYSGAHLNPAVTIALAVAGKVSWDLVPEYLVGELIGAMLGAFLVWVFYKDHFKITDDEGGKLACFSTGPAIKNTFSNLISEAIGTFVLVFVIFYFAGPELDIIGDVDSRAIIGLGSIGALPVAFLVWVIGLSLGGTTGYAINPARDLGPRIVHSLLPIKGSSDWGYAWVPIVGPLLGCLLAAFLYLILL